In Oreochromis aureus strain Israel breed Guangdong linkage group 22, ZZ_aureus, whole genome shotgun sequence, the genomic window tgacagcttagccaccattctcctgtcactcaccacctccactgggtccagagggcatcctagaacagagctggcccttcggatcagcctgttcagtctcttcctgtccccagcagagatgctgccccccagcagaccacaccataaaagatggctgaggccaccacagagtcatagaaggtcttcaggagtgggccctccactcccaagcgacctgagtctccgaagcaggtacagcctgctctgccctttcctgtagagggcgtctgagttatgagtccagtccagtttgttgttcagatgaacaccaaggtacctgtagctgtccacagcctcgatgtccataccttggatgttcagtggttgcagtggaggatgtttgtgcctgcggaagtctaccaccagctccttggttttactggcgttgatctggaggtagttcagctggcaccagtccacaaagtcttgagtcagtcctctgtagctccttgtcgtccccatcagtgatgaggccgactattgcagagtcatcagagaacttctgcaggaagcactgggtggagttgtgggagaagtctgcagtgtagatggtgaagaggaacggagccagaaccgttccctgtggggccccgtgactgcagacgaccctgtccgacacacagccctgagtcctcacatactgtggtcggtcggtgaggtagtccaaaatccaggtagtgaggtgatggtccactccagagttctccagcttgtccttcagaaccgagggaagaatagtgttgaaggcactggagaaatcaaagaacatgattctcacagtgctcccagcggtctccaggtgagcgagggagcgatgtaggaggtgaatgatggcatcatccgctccaatgccaggctggtaggcaaactgaagtgggtccagtgatgagctcacaaggcgcgaagctgagccaggaccagccgcccagggtcttcatcaggtgggatgtcagagccaccggcctgtagctgttgaggtccttgggcgtgaagtctttggcactggaacaacacaggaagttttccagagctgtgggactcttcccagcctcaggctcaggttgaagaggtgctccatcacaccacacagttggtccgcgcaggacctgacgaccctcgagctgatgccatctggacccgctgccttcttggctttaatcctcctcagttccctccgaacctgggtggttgagagagacaggctggagccttgtgttgagtgtgtattggatgctgttggtggggtgggaggagtgagcagggtgaatagaggaggtgtgaagtgtctgaggtgtcagaggtggaacagcagcagtggggtgggtgagtctgcagccgatgttggagactgcctcatggctgaatcaaatctgttgaagaaatgattcagttcatttgctaTAGTAACCGTTTGACCTCTGTTATTGCCAACAAAGGTTATGTTACAAAGTAttgagttgtatttttgttattgaccaaatacttatttgccaccctgatttacgaataaattctttacaaatcctaccatgtgtattcatggatttttttttcacattctgtctctcacagttgacgtgtacctctggtgcgaattactgacctctgtcatcattttaagtgGGGGAacttgcacaatcggtggctgactaaatacttttttgccccactgtacATGCAGACACTTGTGAAACATGTGAGACCATACACTGAAACATTTAGAACTAAGATTTGGTAATTATCTAATTAATATTTAGAAATTATACTTATCCTTCCTTATAATATTCTACATGGGATTTCCAGCTTTGGACCAACAGAGTTCTGTCATCGCCCTGAGTCTTTATGTATTATATGTGATTCACAAAAACAGGATAAATGTGGAGAAAATACActttgacccagtatttttgttttaaatttgtgaTTTAGTCTTATGGAATGAAGAGACTTTCAGGTTCTAGTTACTTTTCTGTATTCGTTAGTCTTGAGTTCAGTATTTCTTAGTGCCTCTGGGTATTTTGAGTTCTTGGTTTTTGATGTTAATATCCTTTTTTTGTGTCTTGTCCTGTCTCATCCTGTCAACTGTGTCGCCATGTTTGTTTACCTTCTGGGCCCCCAGTCATGTCCCCATGTCTGTCTGACTCACTGTGTTCTGTGTCCGTTACTGTCTGGTTTTCTTGTCTTGCTAAGTTTCTGTGTCTTTAGTTCTAATCTCTGTTTTTTCCAGTTGCTATTCCTATTATCATCGTGGTTAGTCTGTGTCTTTATCTCCAGGGTCTGTGTGAAGTCCACGTGTCTAAGTCTGGTCTCAGTGTGCTTTATTTcccgttttattttgatagtcttcTGTCTCGTGTATATGATGTTCAGTTTTGGTTTCTCATCAGTCAGATTCTGACAGTATGACTCTACATACCAGACAGTACAAGCTGTGATGCAGTTTTATAAAGTATGTATTATTATGTCTTCTTCTGTCAGTATTGAGATAGGTGAGGACCCTCAGGTTCGCTCAGCTGCCACTCTGGTGAGGAACATCTCATACAAATACAGAGAGGAGTTGTCAGCACATCTGATTGTTGCTGGCTGGGACAGAAGAAATGGAGGGCAGGTCAGTAATCACATGTTGGTGGTTACAAATAGAACCTTTAAaacacaggtgtcaaactccagtcctccaGGGCCgctgtcctgaaacttttccatgtttccctgctgcagcacacctgaataaaattagtaggtcattaacaagactatagaacttgactgcatgctgagttACAAagtcagccatttgattcatgttacagcagttcatgagtgaatgaacatggcgCAATACAAGTACTTTTACAAGTACATTTTCCAAACACTTTACTTCACTTtaatttacttgagtagggttagaggttgccacctcagcatgcagtcaagttctatagagtcttgctaatgacctactaattgtattcagaTGTTTTTGCAGCAGGGAGACATGTAAAAAattcaggacaccggctctcgaggactggagtttgacacccctgctttaaaaGATTACTGGGAAAAGTTtcattaacctcctaggacctggcggccacatatgtggacatcacattttgggttatttagaccaaaatactcaattttgctctacaagggcctgatatccacttacgaggacattatactgctactgttctatcaaaattttaaacgaatatcctcatatgtggctcttatttttcttaaaaacaaaaataaggtaaaaaaaaaaaaaatctggtaattctttgtttttacattcatcgggccccaatatgcccaaatatcaaagtgaaattaaaaatgcatgttgaggaagagttcgggtcttaggaggttaatacAATTTTGGTTCAGCAACATCTGCTGCTTGTTGCTAGGTGCTTTGAATAAAATGCCTTAATGAGCCAACACACTTGATGTTATTACAGGTATCATCTATAAAAAATGACATTGCTAGGTGATATGATCCCTCCTTTCCTGTGCCCTTTGACCTCCAGGTGTTTGCAACTATGAAAGGGCTCCTGACACGTCAACCATTTGCAGTTGGTGGCTCCGGCAGCTCGTATGTTTACGGGTTTGTTGATGCTGAGTATCGCAGAGGCATGAGCAAGCAGGAGTGCCAGCAGTTTGTTGTCAACagtaagatttttttcttttgttttttttctacaggGCTTCTGATGATTTGATGCTCAGGGGAAACCAGACATTTGATGTTTCTTATACTGATTGCTCACAACACCTACTCTATTATGTCATGTTACAGCTAGTAAATATGTTAATAACTTGCGTTGTAAAAATAATATTGTGTtgttcattttcctttctcGTAGCTCTCTCTCTGGCAATGAACCGTGATGGCTCCAGCGGCGGCGTGGCTTACATCGTCACCATCGATGAACATGGCACAGAGGAGAAAGTGATTCTAGGAAATCAGTTACCCACCTTCTTTGACCAATAACACATTAGTTGTCCTCACAGAAGCTGTGGCTCACAGTTTTGGCACAACTGTCAATTAACTCAGCCTGTGATAAAACAATTAAGGAGCGGTATATCTTTAATAACAAGTTGCTGCATATCTCACTAATATCCAAAGGTATTTCAAGTTTATATCAACAAACCTTTATGTTAATGAAACCCTGTCTTTACAGttgattacatttttgtttcatcaaatgaaataaaattgaaaaataagTTTTGCATTAGATGATGTTTGATTTCTCTGCAAAATACAATTACAttacactgctgcttttgttACTCTTCATCATTAAGGGCAACCTTAGCCTCTTAAACTTGCTGAAGACTCCTTATTTGAatctttttaaacaataaatagGTAATATTTAGAAAATATTCAGAGCCCCCGATATTCCATACCTCCACGGGGTTAACACACAAAGAATCCTTGGTTCAAAACTGAGTGGGAATTTTGTCATGAATGCAACTGGTGTAAAAATATGTGCCAAATGAAATATGTGAATCTATCTGCATGTGTTGACCACTTGTAAATAAGGGAGTGGCTGAAACCCCGGATGTTCCTGAAGCCTCAATATAAGTAATAAATGTTACCATCTTTTATGAGAGGCCTCTGGTCTGAGAAACAATTCTCCAAAGACAAATCACAGATTTTCTTCATTTCACTCAACAGAAACAATCTTCAAAGGCTGCTTTATGTTCTaaggaaaataaactgtaaCATTCAATCATATTAACATTTGTAACATTCAGTGTCTCATACACTAAATGTTACAGTTGCAAGTTTAATCCAGGACAATGTCGGTTGTTAGTTTGGatgtgcagtaaaaaaaaaaaaaaaaaaagaacttcatATAAGGGATATTAAGAAGCGGTTCTGCACTGTCCTGCTTCAGTTGGTCTTCCTTTCTGCATTTTGGATTTATGGGAAACCCCTCATCCTGCaagaaaatgaaactgaaagtaAACTAACCCTAACGCTCTGGTCCTGCGACACAGCAGGTCATTTGAGGACGAGTGTTGCCGAAATATGGCACCGGTCACAGCAACAACAATGCGCCAAGTCGTTGCTTTTACTTTAGCCGTTTCTGTCGACCTTCTGTTGTTTTACGCGTCAGGATTTACGGTGTTTCACAGCGTTTTTGGACACTTTACGCGTCTCTGGCTCTGTGCGGCTCTGCGCTGGTTGGCTCTTATCGGCGTCTGCCTGCTCACACTCGGGGTTCCCAAAGCTCTGTTGATTCGGTTTATAACTGCGCACAGTCTGCTTCCCGCGGTGTTTGAAACCGGGACCAACGCGTTTTACAGAGAGGAGAGTCAGTGCGGCCAGCTGGGAGATGTGCGCTGCTGGCTGCTGTTCAGCGGAGCTTCGCTCGCTGCTGCGCTGTTTTGGGAGATCACCATCCCGGATACCGACGAAGAGGCCGAAGGTAAAGAGCAGAAACAGAAGTCGAGAGTGCTTTTCATGAGAGTCGTCCGACTGTTCAGACCCGACTATCCCCTGCTGTTTGGAGGACTTGTGTTCCTGTCGCTGGCTGTCATCTGTAAGTATACTGTGATACTTCAGCTCTAACAAAGGTGATGCTAAGATAATAAGACTGATGGGtctgaacacagaaaagaatGATGAACACTAGGAAACTTTATTATtgtacatattttaaaatagtACGGTCAATATGGGAGATGTTATCATCTGAAGAGCTACTATTCTGTTTTTGGAACTAAATTTCTTCTGATAACAATGATggtggtttattttatttgggatttttatttgtGCATCTCTTCTCAGGTGAGATGTTCATCCCTTTCTACACTGGGAGAGTCATTGACATCCTTGGAAGTAATTACCAGGAGAATGACTTCCTGTCTGCTCTCCTCTTCATGGGCCTTTACTCTCTGGGAGGGTAAGAGGCAGacagtgtattttcttcaggtttattctgtttctgtcaatcaaatgtaatatataactgacttttttcccccaattTATTGATGGTTTGATTAGTTCTGTCAGTGCTGG contains:
- the LOC116317725 gene encoding proteasome subunit beta type-9-like, which translates into the protein MLEEAAPEWLSEEVKTGTTIIGIEYDGGVVLGSDSRVSAGETVVNRVMNKLSPLHDKIYCALSGSAADAQTMAEIVNYQLDVHSIEIGEDPQVRSAATLVRNISYKYREELSAHLIVAGWDRRNGGQVFATMKGLLTRQPFAVGGSGSSYVYGFVDAEYRRGMSKQECQQFVVNTLSLAMNRDGSSGGVAYIVTIDEHGTEEKVILGNQLPTFFDQ